A single Carassius carassius chromosome 3, fCarCar2.1, whole genome shotgun sequence DNA region contains:
- the LOC132122870 gene encoding limb region 1 protein homolog isoform X1, with protein MEEDDVTIREQNFHSQVREYIVCFLLFAVLYIVSYCVISRYKRKSDDQEDEDAIVNRISMYLCTFTLSVSGGAVLLLPFSIISNEILLSLPKNYYIQWLNGSLIHGLWNLMSLFSNLCLFVLMPFAYFFLESEGFAGSKKGIKARVLETFVMLFLLGLLILGIVWVASALIDNDAASMESLYDLWEFYLPYLYSCISLMGGLLLLMCTPVGLSRMFTVMGQLLVKPTILEDLDEQIYCIQLQEEALEHRLNGMMSNSYFHGNSQLHLYKELDNIRNQRNKLERRKKASAWEKNLLYPIVMLILLAGTAISVLLVALNIVYLLVDETALPKGSTEGNIGNASLSKFGVAQAVIEIILIFYLMVSSVVGFYSLRIFQELTPRKDDTTMTTIIGCCVSILVLSSALPVMSRTLGITRFDLLGDFGRFNWLGNFYIVLSYNLLFAVVTTLCLVRKFTSAVREELLKALGLDKLNLSNSTTDAESGKHAVNGHQKTL; from the exons ATGGAAGAAGACGATGTGACGATTAGAGAGCAGAATTTCCACAGCCAAGTGCGCGAGTACATT GTTTGCTTCCTCCTGTTTGCAGTGCTGTACATTGTATCGTACTGCGTCATCTCACGCTACAAGAGAAAAAGCG ATGACCAGGAAGATGAGGATGCCATCGTCAACAGAATATC TATGTACCTGTGTACATTCACACTGTCAGTGTCTGGAGGGGCTGTCCTTCTCTTACCATTTTCTATCATCAGTAATGAGATCCTGCTCTCCCTGCCAAAAAACTACTACATACAGTGGCTCAATGGATCACTCATTCATG GCCTGTGGAACCTGATGTCCCTTTTTTCAAATCTCTGTCTCTTTGTGCTGATGCCTTTCGCCTACTTCTTCCTGGAGTCCGAGGGCTTCGCTGGTTCGAAAAAG GGCATAAAGGCTCGAGTGCTGGAGACGTTTGTCATGCTCTTTCTGCTGGGTCTCCTCATCCTGGGCATTGTATGGGTGGCGTCCGCTCTCATCGACAATGATGCCGCCAGCATGGAATCGCTCTATG ATTTATGGGAGTTTTATCTGCCATACCTCTACTCCTGCATCTCTCTGATGGGAGGCCTGTTGCTGCTTA TGTGTACTCCAGTAGGACTGTCACGCATGTTCACAGTGATGGGCCAATTACTAGTCAAACCCACA ATTTTAGAGGATCTGGATGAGCAAATTTATTGTATACAGCTGCAGGAAGAGGCCTTGGAGCATAGACTCAATG GTATGATGTCAAACTCTTATTTCCATGGAAACTCTCAGCTCCATCTCTACAAAGAGCTGGACAACATTCGCAATCAGAGGAACAAACTCG AAAGGAGAAAGAAGGCCTCAGCCTGGGAAAAGAACCTCCTTTACCCCATAGTGATGCTGATCCTGCTTGCTGGAACG GCGATTTCTGTTCTACTGGTTGCCCTGAACATTGTGTACTTGCTTGTTGATGAGACGGCTTTGCCAAAGGGTTCAACG GAAGGAAATATTGGCAATGCCTCCTTATCCAAATTTGGAGTTGCCCAGGCAGTTAttgaaatcattctcatatt TTATCTGATGGTCTCATCTGTGGTTGGCTTCTATAGCCTTCGCATCTTTCAGGAGCTCACACCCAGAAAGGACGACACTACCATGACAACG ATCATTGGTTGCTGTGTATCCATTCTAGTGCTGAGCTCGGCCTTGCCTGTCATGTCCCGAACACTTG GAATAACAAGGTTTGATCTCCTGGGTGATTTTGGACGATTTAATTGGCTTGGAAACTTTTACATCGTACTTTCGTACAATCTTCTGTTTGCTGTAGTAACCACATTGTGTCTGGTCCGAAAATTCACATCTGCTGTGCGAGAGGAACTCCTCAAAGCCCTCG GTCTGGATAAATTAAATCTGTCCAACAGTACGACAGATGCAGAGTCGGGGAAACATGCTGTCAACGGGCATCAGAAAACTCTGTGA
- the LOC132122870 gene encoding limb region 1 protein homolog isoform X2 has protein sequence MGIKARVLETFVMLFLLGLLILGIVWVASALIDNDAASMESLYDLWEFYLPYLYSCISLMGGLLLLMCTPVGLSRMFTVMGQLLVKPTILEDLDEQIYCIQLQEEALEHRLNGMMSNSYFHGNSQLHLYKELDNIRNQRNKLERRKKASAWEKNLLYPIVMLILLAGTAISVLLVALNIVYLLVDETALPKGSTEGNIGNASLSKFGVAQAVIEIILIFYLMVSSVVGFYSLRIFQELTPRKDDTTMTTIIGCCVSILVLSSALPVMSRTLGITRFDLLGDFGRFNWLGNFYIVLSYNLLFAVVTTLCLVRKFTSAVREELLKALGLDKLNLSNSTTDAESGKHAVNGHQKTL, from the exons ATG GGCATAAAGGCTCGAGTGCTGGAGACGTTTGTCATGCTCTTTCTGCTGGGTCTCCTCATCCTGGGCATTGTATGGGTGGCGTCCGCTCTCATCGACAATGATGCCGCCAGCATGGAATCGCTCTATG ATTTATGGGAGTTTTATCTGCCATACCTCTACTCCTGCATCTCTCTGATGGGAGGCCTGTTGCTGCTTA TGTGTACTCCAGTAGGACTGTCACGCATGTTCACAGTGATGGGCCAATTACTAGTCAAACCCACA ATTTTAGAGGATCTGGATGAGCAAATTTATTGTATACAGCTGCAGGAAGAGGCCTTGGAGCATAGACTCAATG GTATGATGTCAAACTCTTATTTCCATGGAAACTCTCAGCTCCATCTCTACAAAGAGCTGGACAACATTCGCAATCAGAGGAACAAACTCG AAAGGAGAAAGAAGGCCTCAGCCTGGGAAAAGAACCTCCTTTACCCCATAGTGATGCTGATCCTGCTTGCTGGAACG GCGATTTCTGTTCTACTGGTTGCCCTGAACATTGTGTACTTGCTTGTTGATGAGACGGCTTTGCCAAAGGGTTCAACG GAAGGAAATATTGGCAATGCCTCCTTATCCAAATTTGGAGTTGCCCAGGCAGTTAttgaaatcattctcatatt TTATCTGATGGTCTCATCTGTGGTTGGCTTCTATAGCCTTCGCATCTTTCAGGAGCTCACACCCAGAAAGGACGACACTACCATGACAACG ATCATTGGTTGCTGTGTATCCATTCTAGTGCTGAGCTCGGCCTTGCCTGTCATGTCCCGAACACTTG GAATAACAAGGTTTGATCTCCTGGGTGATTTTGGACGATTTAATTGGCTTGGAAACTTTTACATCGTACTTTCGTACAATCTTCTGTTTGCTGTAGTAACCACATTGTGTCTGGTCCGAAAATTCACATCTGCTGTGCGAGAGGAACTCCTCAAAGCCCTCG GTCTGGATAAATTAAATCTGTCCAACAGTACGACAGATGCAGAGTCGGGGAAACATGCTGTCAACGGGCATCAGAAAACTCTGTGA